One stretch of Glycine soja cultivar W05 chromosome 7, ASM419377v2, whole genome shotgun sequence DNA includes these proteins:
- the LOC114420638 gene encoding uncharacterized protein LOC114420638 → MLRFHCYANSDAHYKLRVRGRGTNLFAEKKKKALARLAEKKLHGEEKKKQIMVRTRGLGRALGQRVVVTADHVDEPVIPTPDVQDDPMEAPAAVEDIPVNTGAKAAEDEHEGFPGGPSDPSVLTLYTDHVACSERLELKLSSHGRKVHGLGRSVPAIDGLIAGTRLSPLIACSSLPGLRQPSFVDRTYACNGYVIYMSADARQSATNVHVVYLEALRDLSMIERYAWGVAALCWIYEHFPSVAESTTDQDYDEASPRACRWIATKKTVKSIRTPAYTERLDRLRILDVCWIPYGEHREVQDFHVRSCYSGLLRWGPVAVYYRSERVVRQFGYTQTIPASPVDSWVSYDDIHDRWMHYEDHIVPADEVCVVPGACSSDFLDWFFRISHPFMTPGHTLDPLPHGHALQPRVVPQAPQTDIPHVPEPGALSTSTEEPRHAVEVCDDIAERLERHLSLGVVTPGSSTHEVIEECLRLARSVTQDHLVYVRCRRRRRTDQA, encoded by the exons ATGCTAAGGTTCCATTGCTATGCTAACAGTGATGCACATTACAAGCTAAGGGTAAGGGGAAGGGGAACTAACCTGttcgcggagaagaagaagaaagcctTGGCGCGCCTCGCGGAGAAGAAGCTTCacggagaagagaagaagaagcag atcatggttaggactAGAGGATTAGGTCGTGCCTTAGGTCAG CGAGTTGTTGTGACTGCGGATCACGTCGATGAGCCAGTCATCCCTACGCCAGATGTTCAGGATGACCCAATGGAGGCACCAGCTGCTGTAGAGGACATTCCTGTGAACACAGGTGCAAAGGCTGCTGAGGATGAGCATGAGGGATTTCCGGGTGGTCCGAGTGACCCATCCGTGTTGACCCTGTATACGGATCACGTTGCTTGCAGC GAGCGTCTTGAATTGAAGCTATCCTCTCATGGGAGGAAGGTCCATGGTTTAGGCAGGTCTGTCCCTGCCATTGATGGACTTATTGCTGGTACAAGACTAAGTCCTCTGATCGCGTGTTCG AGTCTGCCAGGGCTGAGACAGCCCAGTTTCGTGGATCGTACGTACGCCTGCAATGGGTACGTGATATATATGAGCGCCGATGCCAGACAG agtgcaaccaatGTGCATGTTGTCTACTTGGAGGCCCTTCGTGACCTCAGTATGATTGAGAGGTACGCCTGGGGAGTGGCTGCTTTG TGCTGGATTTACGAGCACTTTCCCTCGGTCGCGGAGTCCACCACTGATCAGGACTACGACGAGGCTTCCCCGCGTGCGTGCAGGTGGATTGCGACGAAGAAGACCGTGAAGAGCATTCGCACGCCGGCATACACGGAGCGCCTGGACCGACTCCGGATTCTGGATGTCTGTTGGATCCCTTATGGGGAGCATCGGGAGGTCCAGGACTTCCACGTCAGATCATGCTATTCCGGTCTCTTGCGCTGGGGGCCTGTTGCTGTTTATTACCGATCGGAGAGGGTCGTGCGACAGTTTGGCTACACGCAGACCATTCCTGCTTCTCCTGTCGATTCATGGGTCTCGTATGATGATATACACGACAGGTGGATGCACTACGAGGATCATATCGTACCAGCAGATGAGGTGTGCGTTGTGCCAGGGGCGTGTTCCAGTGACTTCCTGGACTGGTTCTTCCGCATCTCCCATCCTTTCATGACACCAGGCCACACATTAGATCCTCTGCCTCATGGTCACGCCCTGCAGCCCCGAGTCGTCCCTCAGGCCCCGCAGACAGATATCCCTCACGTGCCGGAGCCAGGAGCATTGTCCACATCTACGGAGGAGcctagacatgcagtg GAAGTTTGTGATGACATTGCTGAGAGGTTGGAGCGCCATCTGAGTCTAGGGGTGGTCACGCCTGGCTCATCGACACATGAGGTGATCGAAGAATGCCTCAGATTGGCCAGGAGTGTGACACAGGACCATCTAGTATACGTTAGGTGTAGACGCAGGCGGCGCACTGATCAGGCGTAG
- the LOC114419390 gene encoding probable N-acetyl-gamma-glutamyl-phosphate reductase, chloroplastic, with translation MSAISFSSTHLHSWKNPKGFGKVRKQRDGKLLVKCSSKSGNPTSLQNGVRVGVLGASGYTGSEVMRLLANHPQFGIALMTADRKAGQPISSVFPHLSTRDLPDLIAIKDANFSDVDAVFCCLPHGTTQEIIKGLPKHLKIVDLSADFRLKDLSEYEEWYGQPHRAPDLQKEAIYGLTEVLREEIKNARLVANPGCYPTSVQLPLVPLIKASLIELKNIIIDAKSGVSGAGRSAKENLLFTEVTEGLNSYGVTLHRHVPEIEQGLADASGSKVTVSFTPHLIPMSRGMQSTIYVEMAPGVRIEDLYQQLKLSYENEEFVFVLENGVIPRTHSVKGTNYCLINVFPDRIPGRAIIISVIDNLVKGASGQALQNLNLLMGFPENLGLHYLPLFP, from the exons ATGAGCGCCATCTCTTTCAGTTCCACCCATTTGCACAGTTGGAAAAATCCCAAg GGGTTTGGAAAGGTGAGAAAGCAACGAGATGGGAAGCTACTTGTCAAGTGTTCCAGCAAGAGTGGGAACCCAACTTCATTGCAAAATGGGGTTCGTGTTGGTGTTCTTGGAGCTAGTGGCTACACTGGTTCTGAG GTTATGCGACTCTTGGCTAATCATCCACAGTTTGGGATTGCACTGATGACTGCTGATAGGAAAGCTGGGCAGCCAATCTCTTCTGTATTCCCACATTTGAGCACTCGG GACTTGCCAGATTTGATTGCAATAAAGGATGCAAACTTTTCTGATGTGGATGCTGTATTCTGTTGTTTGCCTCATGGAACTACTCAG GAAATTATTAAAGGCCTACCAAAGCACTTGAAGATTGTTGATCTTTCTGCA GATTTTCGTCTAAAAGATCTTTCTGAGTATGAAGAGTGGTATGGTCAGCCGCATAGAGCACCAGATTTGCAG AAAGAAGCTATATATGGATTAACAGAGGTTTTAAGGGAGGAAATAAAGAATGCACGTCTAGTTGCTAATCCTGGTTGTTATCCAACTTCTGTTCAACTTCCTCTTGTCCCATTGATAAAG GCTAGTCTTATTGagcttaaaaatattatcattgatGCTAAATCTGGTGTGAGTGGAGCAG GGCGCAGTGCCAAAGAAAATTTATTGTTCACTGAAGTAACTGAAGGTCTCAATTCTTATGGTGTTACCCTACATCGCCATG TTCCTGAAATTGAGCAGGGACTTGCTGATGCTTCAGGTTCAAAAGTAACTGTTAGTTTTACACCACATCTAATTCCAATG AGCCGTGGTATGCAATCAACTATTTATGTGGAAATGGCTCCAGGAGTGAGAATTGAGGACCTGTACCAGCAACTGAAGCTCTCATATGAG aatgaagaatttgtttttgtgttggAAAATGGAGTCATTCCTCGAACTCACAGCGTTAAAGGGACTAATTACTGTTTAATCAATGTTTTTCCAGACCGAATTCCTGGAAGAGCAATCATTATATCTGTT ATTGATAATCTAGTGAAGGGAGCTTCAGGTCAAGCTTTACAAAACCTTAATTTGTTAATGGGATTTCCAGAAAATTTGGGACTTCATTACCTGCCTCTTTTTCCATAG